One region of Alosa sapidissima isolate fAloSap1 chromosome 1, fAloSap1.pri, whole genome shotgun sequence genomic DNA includes:
- the LOC121684311 gene encoding GRAM domain-containing protein 2B-like gives MKRQDRRFSLDSLEYSVGGLENGGLLGKGPRGSRYRRASDTMKSASLEDAQLQFLDLNRSLNLRQQTIEEERLDQVDGSITRHTFMNHNKTFHKIFPDIPEEEDLTHAFTCSLQKEVLYHGKLYVSRQHICFYSSVLLKVTKVIIEVESIQTVRKKNTVKVLPNALSIITNNGDKYLFVSLRNRHLCYELLLSVCPHLQVDNGMSSPQISQDSIDREIDMMSSHSSQDGSVSRRTSVDDPLPHDSPYPDLAKQSSELARTSSSRTSSLSKDGYSTEDENAAGRSWMSFGWEKVKPFVFVGESRNVSSLLLIYVLLLVLLLLSSSYIGLRLVALEEQLSALSSLQEEYKET, from the exons ATGAAGAGACAGGACAGAAGGTTCTCTCTGGACTCTCTGGAATACTCAGT TGGTGGTCTGGAGAATGGAGGACTGTTGGGGAAGGGCCCTAGAGGGAGCCGCTACCGGCGGGCATCTGATACCATGAAGAGTGCCAGTCTAGAGGATGCCCAGCTGCAGTTCCTCGACCTCAACAGGAGCCTCAACCTGAG GCAACAAACAATAGAAGAGGAGCGATTGGATCAAGTAGACGGCAGCATCACCCGCCAT ACTTTTATGAATCACAACAAAACATTCCACAAAATATTCCCAGATATTCCGGAGGAAGAAGACCTAACTCATG CGTTCACCTGTTCCCTGCAGAAGGAGGTGCTCTATCATGGCAAGCTCTATGTGTCCCGCCAACACATCTGCTTCTACTCCTCTGTGCTGCTCAAGGTCACCAAG GTGATAATTGAGGTGGAGAGCATTCAAACTGTGAGGAAGAAGAACACAGTGAAAGTGCTGCCCAACGCGCTGTCGATAATCACCAACAATGGAGACAAG TACCTGTTTGTGTCCCTACGGAATCGCCATTTATGTTACGAGCTTCTTCTTTCAGTGTGTCCTCACCTCCAG GTTGACAACGGAATGAGTAGTCCCCAAATATCCCAGGACAGCATTGACCGAGAAATTGACATG ATGTCCAGCCACTCGAGTCAGGATGGGAGTGTGAGTCGGCGGACCAGTGTGGATGACCCACTTCCTCATGACTCTCCCTATCCAGACCTGGCCAAAC AATCTTCGGAGTTAGCCAGGACCAGCTCGAGTCGGACGAGCAGCCTCAGCAAGGATGGCTATTCCACAGAGGATGAGAATGCAG CAGGTAGATCGTGGATGTCTTTTGGATGGGAGAAAGTCAAGCCATTCGTCTTTGTGGGAGAATCAAGAAACGTCAGCTCACTCCTCCTCATTTACGTCCTACT GCTTGTGctgctcctcctgtcctctaGCTACATTGGCCTGCGCTTAGTGGCCTTGGAGGAACAACTGAGTGCTCTCAGCTCCTTGCAGGAAGA ATACAAGGAAACATAG
- the abhd17aa gene encoding abhydrolase domain containing 17A, depalmitoylase a, producing MNGLSVGELCGLFCCPPCPSRIAAKLAFLPPEPTYALLPDLESGHTVPSNLGVSGLRSRLGGGGGGERSGSEGRWKLHLSERAEFQYSQRELDGTEVFLTRSSRGNKVGCMYIRCAPSARYTVLFSHGNAVDLGQMSSFYIGLGTRINCNIFSYDYSGYGVSTGKPSEKNLYADIDAAWHALRTRYGISPENIILYGQSIGTVPTVDLASRYECAAVVLHSPLTSGMRVAFPDTKKTYCFDAFPNIEKVSKITSPVLIIHGTEDEVIDFSHGLALFERCPKAVEPLWVEGAGHNDIELFSQYLERLRRFIGQELAANA from the exons ATGAACGGATTGTCTGTTGGAGAACTGTGCGGCCTCTTCTGCTGCCCACCCTGCCCCAGTCGTATCGCAGCGAAGTTGGCGTTTTTACCCCCCGAACCCACTTACGCACTTTTGCCCGATTTGGAGTCAGGACACACGGTCCCGTCGAATTTGGGGGTATCTGGACTGCGCTCACGACTcgggggtgggggaggaggagagagaagtggaAGTGAAGGCAGATGGAAGCTGCACTTAAGTGAACGTGCCGAGTTCCAGTACTCCCAGAGAGAACTGGATGGGACCGAGGTGTTTCTGACACGATCCAGTAGAGGAAACAAAGTGGGGTGTATGTACATCCGATGTGCCCCCTCAGCCAG ATACACAGTCCTATTTTCCCATGGAAATGCAGTCGACCTGGGACAGATGAGCAGCTTCTACATTGGCTTGGGAACGCGCATAAACTGCAATATTTTCTCCTATGATTACTCTGGCTATGGTGTTAGCACTGGAAAGCCATCAGAGAAGAATTTGTATGCAGACATTGATGCAGCCTGGCACGCACTAcggacaag GTATGGCATTAGCCCAGAGAACATCATTCTGTACGGCCAGAGCATTGGCACCGTGCCCACTGTGGATCTGGCATCGCGATACGAGTGTGCCGCTGTAGTGCTGCACTCACCTCTGACCTCTGGCATGAGAGTCGCCTTCCCAGACACCAAGAAGACCTACTGCTTTGATGCCTTCCCAAA CATTGAGAAAGTGTCCAAAATCACATCTCCAGTGTTGATCATCCATGGCACTGAGGACGAGGTCATTGACTTTTCCCACGGGCTGGCCTTGTTCGAGCGCTGCCCCAAGGCTGTGGAGCCACTCTGGGTAGAGGGAGCTGGCCACAACGACATTGAGCTCTTCAGCCAGTACCTGGAGCGTCTGCGCCGCTTCATTGGCCAGGAACTGGCAGCGAACGCCTGA